The Apium graveolens cultivar Ventura chromosome 11, ASM990537v1, whole genome shotgun sequence genome has a window encoding:
- the LOC141695163 gene encoding protein KINESIN LIGHT CHAIN-RELATED 1-like produces the protein MPGLVSVKTPPEAPPLRITVPDESRTQIRSTPDRSDPVIPKSNSPANRRPPSPSRAKPSPDRSSGRKKSPEKPLLDEASLDNPDLGPFLLKLARDTIASGDGPTRALDYALRAAKSFERCAIDGEPNLDLAMSLHVVAAIYCSLGRFEEAIPVLERAIQVPEVSRGADHALAAFSGYMQLGDTHSMLGQLDKSIDCYKEGLNIQIVALGDTDPRVAETCRYLAEAHVQAMQFDEADKLCKKTLEIHREHSSPASLEEAADRRLMALICEAKGDYESALEHLVLASMAMIANGQDNEVAAIDVSIGNIYLSLSRFDEAVFSYQKALTVFKSSKGDNHPSVASVFVRLADLYYKTGKLRESRSYCENALRIYAKPVPGTTAEEIASGMTEISAIYESFNEPEEALKLLQKAMKLLEDKAGQQSTIAGIEARMGVMFYMLGRYEEARGSFESAVAKLRASGEKKSAFFGVVLNQMGLACVQLFKIGEAAELFEEARGILEQECGPCHQDTLGVYSNLAATYDAMGRVEDAIEILEYVLKLREEKLGTANPDFDDEKKRLAELLKEAGRSRNKKAKSLENLIDPNSRRTKKETSKKWSAFGFRS, from the exons ATGCCGGGATTAGTCTCCGTCAAAACACCACCGGAAGCTCCACCGCTGCGAATCACCGTTCCCGATGAGTCCAGAACTCAGATCCGATCCACCCCGGACAGGTCCGACCCGGTAATTCCAAAATCCAACTCTCCGGCCAACCGCCGCCCTCCGTCGCCGTCGCGAGCCAAGCCGTCGCCAGATCGGAGCTCCGGAAGGAAGAAATCGCCGGAAAAACCGTTACTTGACGAAGCATCGTTGGATAATCCAGATCTCGGTCCATTTCTGTTGAAACTCGCGCGCGATACGATCGCATCGGGTGACGGACCGACGCGCGCGTTGGATTACGCGCTGCGAGCTGCGAAGTCGTTTGAAAGGTGCGCGATCGACGGCGAGCCGAATCTCGATCTGGCGATGAGCTTGCACGTTGTGGCGGCGATTTATTGTAGTTTAGGGAGGTTTGAGGAGGCGATTCCGGTGTTAGAGAGGGCAATTCAGGTGCCGGAAGTGAGTAGAGGTGCGGATCACGCGCTTGCGGCTTTTTCGGGGTATATGCAGCTTGGTGATACGCATTCTATGCTTGGACAGCTGGATAAGTCAATTGATTGTTATAAGGAAGGGTTGAATATTCAGATTGTGGCTTTAGGTGATACCGATCCTCGTGTTGCCGAGACTTGCAG GTACTTAGCCGAGGCTCACGTTCAAGCAATGCAATTTGATGAAGCAGATAAATTGTGCAAGAAAACACTTGAAATCCACCGAGAACATAGTTCACCTGCATCTCTTGAGGAAGCAGCTGACCGCCGATTGATGGCCCTCATATGTGAGGCTAAAGGAGATTATGAATCTGCTCTCGAACACCTTGTGCTTGCCAGTATGGCGATGATTGCCAATGGACAAGACAATGAAGTTGCTGCTATCGATGTCAGCATCGGAAATATCTACTTGTCCTTATCTCGCTTTGATGAAGCTGTTTTCTCCTACCAGAAGGCACTAACAGTCTTCAAATCTTCAAAGGGTGATAACCATCCTTCAGTTGCATCTGTCTTTGTCAGGCTAGCTGATCTATACTACAAGACAGGGAAGTTGCGGGAGTCCAGATCCTATTGTGAAAATGCCCTAAGAATATATGCAAAACCGGTGCCTGGAACCACAGCAGAAGAGATTGCTAGTGGAATGACGGAAATTTCTGCTATCTACGAATCTTTCAATGAACCTGAGGAGGCATTGAAACTCTTGCAGAAGGCAATGAAACTGCTGGAAGATAAAGCAGGACAACAAAGTACGATTGCAGGAATAGAAGCACGGATGGGTGTTATGTTTTACATGTTGGGAAGGTACGAAGAAGCGAGGGGCTCATTTGAAAGTGCTGTAGCAAAACTCAGGGCCAGTGGCGAGAAAAAATCAGCCTTCTTTGGGGTTGTGCTGAATCAGATGGGTTTGGCTTGTGTGCAGCTGTTCAAGATTGGCGAGGCTGCTGAATTGTTTGAAGAAGCAAGAGGAATACTTGAACAAGAGTGTGGCCCTTGTCACCAGGATACTCTTGGTGTCTATAGCAATCTTGCAGCAACATATGATGCGATGGGAAG AGTCGAGGATGCCATTGAGATTTTGGAGTATGTTCTTAAGTTGAGGGAAGAAAAACTTGGAACAGCAAATCCTGATTTTGACGACGAGAAGAAAAGGCTAGCTGAGCTCCTGAAAGAAGCAGGAAGGTCCAGAAACAAGAAAGCGAAGTCGCTGGAAAACCTTATCGATCCCAACTCTAGGAGGACAAAGAAAGAAACATCAAAGAAATGGTCTGCCTTCGGGTTTAGAAGTTGA